The DNA region ACCCGGGCGGTCAGCAGCAGCCAGAAGGTGAACAACACCCAATAGACGGCGAGAAGCACTGGTTCCACAGCTCAACTCTGCCATCACTTAGCTTCGGGTGGCGAACCCGCCCTCCGCCAACCGCCGCTTGTCCTCCGCGGTGGGGTCGGCATTGGGGGGTGAGATCAAGAACACTTTGTTCGTGACCTTGTCGATGGAGCCCCGCAGCGCGAACGCGAGCCCGGCCGCGAAGTCGACGAGCCGCTTGGCGTTGGCGTCGTCCATCTCGGTCAGGTTCATGATCACCGGGCGCCCGTCGCGGTAGTGCTCGCCGATGGTGCGCGCCTCGTTGTAGCTGCTTGGGTGCAGCGTCACGACGCGGCCCATCGGGTAGCCGCCCGCCTGCGCGGGGGCTTCGAGCTGACGCGGGCGCGGTGCCGGGTCGCGACGGGCGTCCATCGCGAGCGCACCGTGGGTCTGCGGGTCGGATTGCGCCGTTTGCCCAGCCCAGGCCGGTCGCGGCCGACCGCGGTCGAGCGGCTCGAAGTCGTCGTCGGCGTCCTCGCGGTAGCCCGCGCGCGGGCCGCCGAACCACTTCCGGCGGGCGCCGGGGTAGTCGTCGAAGTCGTCGTCG from Alloactinosynnema sp. L-07 includes:
- a CDS encoding cell division protein SepF — protein: MSTLQKLKAYFGMVPAEELEDYDGDDYEGRAYGRRPEYLDDDFDDYPGARRKWFGGPRAGYREDADDDFEPLDRGRPRPAWAGQTAQSDPQTHGALAMDARRDPAPRPRQLEAPAQAGGYPMGRVVTLHPSSYNEARTIGEHYRDGRPVIMNLTEMDDANAKRLVDFAAGLAFALRGSIDKVTNKVFLISPPNADPTAEDKRRLAEGGFATRS